A window of the Plasmodium vivax chromosome 12, whole genome shotgun sequence genome harbors these coding sequences:
- a CDS encoding hypothetical protein, conserved (encoded by transcript PVX_083215A) produces the protein MPGSTKSDTKLENEIRVSYKSDALDYVYKAVVLFETHDEVILSGVGKAITSVVNVAEMVKRRAKGIHQCTKIYEKEHTIKREDPAAAKKDDKEEEEKKFVEGEPQEGEENDKNKETENRIIEFRTTVPCIKIILTKNDTNVDKKEVGYQAPLDDKDVNVMTPDQILKEKSYRRKYRTGRGGDRFRSSYRRNYYETPMWNNRRFEKRT, from the exons ATGCCCGGTAGCACGAAGAGCGACACCAAATTAGAGAACGAAATCCGAGTAAGCTACAAGAGTGATGCTCTAGATTACGTCTACAAAGCAGTTGTCCTGTTTGAAACGCACGATGAAGTGATTTTGTCCGGCGTCGGCAAGGCCATCACCTCGGTGGTTAACGTCGCGGAGATGGTCAAGAGAAGGGCCAAGGGAATACACCAGTGTACCAAGATTTACGAGAAGGAGCACACCATCAAGAG AGAAGACCCAGCTGCCGCAAAGAAGGATGacaaggaagaggaggagaaaaagttCGTAGAAGGAGAACCccaagagggagaagaaaacgaCAAGAATAAGGAAACGGAAAATAGAATAATTGAATTCAGAACCACCGTCCCGTGcataaaaatcattttaacaaaaaatgatacgAACGTggacaaaaaggaagtagGCTACCAAGCACCTTTAGATGATAAGGACGTCAATGTCATGACTCCTGATCAAATACTGAAGGAGAAGTCCTACAGACGAAAAT aTAGAACAGGTCGAGGTGGAGACAGATTCAGATCTTCCTACCGCAGGAATTACTATGAGACCCCTATGTGGAACAACAGAAGATTTGAAAAGAGAACTTAA
- a CDS encoding Ran-interacting Mog1 domain containing protein (encoded by transcript PVX_083210A): protein MAEALRESHFFNRFIKMNIPDDYLDASRFRIIPDNQEVYVHKFEDKCLIIEILCFQNVDIQEKGKFYFYDLAKENESVESAIITSNHSVSHSQGSYILLVGRQKIKKDNSGEYEPVLLYICIFPLEEHNADVLITWNVPKEEMNIHPEWDTFNEMVKSFRILDYSLFV from the coding sequence ATGGCGGAGGCGCTGCGCGAGAGCCACTTCTTCAACCGGTTCATCAAAATGAACATCCCGGACGACTACCTGGACGCGTCGCGCTTCAGAATCATCCCAGACAACCAAGAAGTCTACGTCCACAAGTTCGAGGACAAATGTCTCATCATAGAAATCCTCTGCTTCCAAAATGTGGATATacaggaaaagggaaaattctACTTCTACGATTTagcaaaagaaaacgaaagtGTGGAAAGTGCCATCATAACGAGCAACCATTCAGTGTCTCACTCGCAAGGGAGCTACATCCTCCTAGTTGGCAGgcagaaaattaaaaaagataacTCTGGTGAGTATGAACCTGTTTTACTATAcatttgtattttccccctGGAGGAGCACAATGCAGATGTGCTAATAACTTGGAATGTGCCCAAGGAGGAAATGAACATTCATCCCGAGTGGGACACCTTTAACGAAATGGTGAAGTCCTTCAGAATATTGGACTACAGTTTGTTCGTTTGA